One segment of Dehalococcoidia bacterium DNA contains the following:
- a CDS encoding CoA transferase: protein MTQLFDGITVLDFSQGMAGSVATMVMSDFGAEVIKVEPPGGDPYRSHPASLLWNRGKKSVVLDLETAEGRRQARALARSADAVVESFVPGDAAALGVDYETLKADNPGLVYTSITAFGDSGPYAHYRPYEALVSAKSGRYMSFAGQNGREGPNYGAVQVASHGAAMAAVRGAVAALMIRDRTGVGQHVQTSLLRSITYYDLSQFLVWQMMINFPENFPDDPTVIASRPAPIQYLAVRSKDGRWLQLANLMERLFIAEIHAIGLGHLLEDPRYASAPFLDDDPREEMREFILDKMQEKTLEEWMDLFINVEGDVAAEPFMTSIEALDHPQLVHNGAVKKVNDPTVGQMRQLGPLFHMEASQPQIQGPAPQVGEHTDDVLSRLSSTPSAVGAGFKPAPTNTPADAPAHPLEGVTVLDMSTVIAGPLAGSLLAEMGARVIRIETLTGDWMRGHYNGLASNRTMAGTEGLSIDLKTAEGQDILTRLLPNVDVVLHNMRPGAPERVGIGIEQVRALRPDAVYAYLGGYGSSGPHSHRPAMHPIGGAVGGGVMAQISDGALPAENADMTMDELRSVSRQLGRANEVNPDPNTAMVTATAITMALYGRQRHGDKQYVETTMIGSNAYVNADDFFDYEGRPQRPVIDADGYGTNALFRLYQTPDGWVFLACPFEDEWPRLCSALGRPDLLEEPRFITPDARNDNDDALASELATIFADRPALEWEKLLTSADIGCVQTEDRGMYHFFAEDEHVAQTGLTVDVSHLKYGEFWRYAPILEFSKTPCVAGGGITRGQHTFPILRELGFTDAQILKMREKRVLDWEEIE from the coding sequence ATGACACAGTTATTTGACGGAATCACCGTGCTGGACTTCAGCCAGGGTATGGCGGGTTCCGTCGCGACCATGGTGATGTCGGACTTCGGAGCCGAGGTCATCAAGGTCGAGCCGCCCGGCGGAGATCCCTACCGTTCACATCCCGCATCTCTCTTGTGGAATCGCGGCAAGAAGAGCGTGGTCCTCGACCTTGAGACAGCCGAGGGCCGCAGACAAGCCCGGGCGCTCGCGCGCTCCGCCGATGCCGTCGTCGAGAGCTTCGTACCTGGCGATGCGGCCGCCCTGGGAGTTGATTACGAGACCCTGAAGGCGGACAACCCCGGACTCGTCTACACGTCGATCACCGCATTCGGCGACTCCGGTCCCTATGCCCATTATCGACCATACGAGGCCCTCGTCAGCGCTAAGTCCGGCCGCTATATGTCCTTCGCCGGACAGAACGGACGCGAGGGGCCCAACTACGGTGCAGTGCAGGTCGCCAGCCACGGCGCGGCCATGGCCGCAGTCCGCGGGGCAGTGGCCGCGCTGATGATTCGTGATCGCACCGGTGTCGGCCAACACGTCCAGACCAGCCTGCTGCGCTCCATCACCTACTATGACCTCAGCCAGTTCTTAGTCTGGCAGATGATGATCAACTTCCCCGAAAACTTCCCGGACGATCCCACGGTTATCGCATCCAGGCCTGCGCCGATTCAGTACCTTGCTGTGCGCTCGAAGGATGGGCGCTGGCTGCAGCTTGCCAACCTGATGGAGAGACTCTTCATCGCCGAGATTCACGCGATCGGACTGGGCCATCTGCTGGAAGACCCCCGCTACGCCTCGGCTCCCTTCCTCGACGACGACCCACGCGAGGAGATGCGCGAGTTCATTCTCGACAAGATGCAGGAGAAGACCCTCGAAGAGTGGATGGACCTGTTCATCAACGTCGAGGGTGACGTCGCCGCCGAACCGTTCATGACCTCCATCGAGGCGCTAGATCACCCGCAGCTCGTCCATAACGGTGCTGTCAAGAAGGTGAACGACCCGACCGTTGGACAGATGCGCCAGCTTGGCCCGCTGTTCCACATGGAAGCATCCCAACCGCAAATACAGGGCCCGGCCCCCCAAGTCGGCGAGCACACCGACGACGTGCTTTCCAGGCTGTCTTCTACACCTTCGGCGGTAGGGGCAGGTTTCAAACCTGCCCCTACAAACACACCTGCTGATGCGCCAGCCCACCCCCTCGAAGGCGTCACCGTCCTGGACATGTCCACAGTCATCGCCGGCCCGCTCGCGGGATCGCTGCTCGCCGAAATGGGCGCGCGCGTTATCCGTATTGAGACCCTGACCGGCGACTGGATGCGTGGCCACTACAACGGCCTCGCCTCTAACCGGACCATGGCCGGCACTGAGGGCTTGTCCATCGACCTCAAGACAGCCGAGGGACAGGACATACTCACCCGTCTGCTACCCAACGTGGACGTCGTGCTGCACAACATGCGCCCCGGCGCCCCCGAGAGAGTCGGCATCGGTATTGAGCAGGTCAGGGCGCTCAGACCGGACGCCGTCTACGCCTATCTCGGTGGGTACGGCTCCTCCGGCCCGCACAGCCACCGCCCCGCAATGCATCCCATAGGGGGCGCAGTTGGTGGTGGCGTCATGGCCCAGATCAGCGACGGCGCGCTCCCTGCCGAGAACGCAGATATGACAATGGACGAGCTTCGTTCCGTCTCGCGCCAGTTGGGTCGCGCCAACGAGGTCAACCCTGACCCCAACACCGCGATGGTCACCGCCACCGCGATAACCATGGCACTCTACGGCCGCCAGCGACACGGCGATAAGCAGTACGTCGAGACCACGATGATCGGCTCCAACGCCTACGTCAACGCTGACGACTTCTTCGACTACGAGGGCCGGCCTCAAAGGCCGGTCATCGACGCCGACGGCTACGGTACCAACGCCCTGTTCAGGCTATACCAGACCCCTGATGGCTGGGTGTTCCTGGCGTGTCCCTTCGAGGACGAGTGGCCCCGCCTCTGTAGCGCCCTGGGCCGCCCGGACCTTCTCGAAGAGCCACGATTCATCACGCCGGACGCGCGAAACGACAACGATGATGCCCTGGCGTCCGAGCTAGCCACCATTTTCGCCGACCGCCCCGCGCTGGAGTGGGAAAAGCTGCTGACATCCGCCGACATAGGCTGCGTCCAGACAGAAGACCGCGGCATGTACCACTTCTTCGCCGAAGACGAACACGTCGCACAGACAGGTCTCACGGTCGACGTTAGCCACCTGAAGTACGGCGAATTCTGGCGCTACGCACCGATCCTCGAGTTCTCGAAGACACCGTGCGTCGCCGGAGGCGGCATTACGCGCGGTCAACACACCTTCCCAATCCTCCGGGAACTCGGATTCACCGACGCTCAGATCCTCAAGATGCGAGAAAAGCGAGTCCTCGACTGGGAAGAGATTGAATAA
- a CDS encoding DNA-binding protein produces MQRWEPTNSPVIYRRFQASENLVADLEEFALSEGIREAAISSCIGSLRQLKLRNLCGFDDDNSPEFERTVIDENLELVTADGYIQPLPEGGIRVHIHLAAARPSGEMVGGHCEEATTFTGAFMYLHVFEQE; encoded by the coding sequence ATGCAGAGATGGGAACCAACCAACTCGCCCGTCATCTACCGACGCTTCCAGGCCAGCGAGAACCTCGTCGCCGACCTTGAAGAATTCGCCCTCTCAGAGGGCATCCGCGAGGCCGCCATCTCATCCTGCATCGGCAGTCTCAGGCAGCTCAAACTCCGCAACCTCTGCGGCTTCGACGATGACAATTCCCCCGAGTTCGAGAGGACCGTCATCGACGAAAACCTCGAACTCGTCACCGCAGACGGCTACATCCAGCCCCTACCCGAGGGCGGCATCCGCGTCCACATCCACCTCGCCGCCGCTCGCCCCTCAGGCGAAATGGTCGGAGGACACTGCGAGGAGGCGACAACCTTCACCGGCGCCTTCATGTACCTCCACGTATTCGAACAGGAATAG
- a CDS encoding glutamine synthetase: MLTVDDLRSAVDSGSIDTVILSFPDLYGRLMGKRLDASFFLTDVAGGTHACDYLFAVDMEMEPVAGYDFSNWDLGYGDVHLAPDLGTVRKLSWLDRTALVICDAELEPSHEPVAVAPRSILRKQIERLRSGGFEAMAGSELEYYEYRTSYMEAARNGYRDLAEVGWYLEDYNLLQGSRTEDLNGTFRRHLAASRVPVESTKGEFGRGQHELNIRYAPVLDMADRHLVLKQAVKEVSDQLGCSVTFMAKPDASQAGSSSHLHVSLWTDSDGELTNAFPGDGDLSGIACSDVFRWFLAGWMRYVPELMVCYAPTVNSYKRFQAGSWAPTAMAWSPDNRTAGFRVVGTGPSLRIECRIPGADVNPYLAYSAVIASGLAGIEHQIEPPPAYIGDVYAASEEQMLPRSLEEAVDRFRNSALARTAFGEDVVAHYAHFFTTEAGAYRNTVTDWERTRYFERILERCPQH; this comes from the coding sequence ATGCTGACCGTCGACGACCTCCGCTCAGCCGTCGACAGCGGCTCCATCGACACCGTCATCCTCAGCTTCCCTGACCTCTACGGCAGGTTGATGGGTAAGCGCCTCGACGCCTCGTTCTTCCTGACCGACGTGGCCGGCGGCACTCACGCCTGCGACTACCTCTTCGCAGTGGATATGGAGATGGAGCCGGTCGCTGGATACGACTTCTCCAACTGGGACCTCGGCTACGGCGATGTGCACTTGGCTCCCGACCTCGGGACAGTCCGCAAGCTGTCATGGCTCGACCGGACAGCGCTGGTAATCTGCGACGCGGAACTGGAACCTTCACACGAGCCTGTCGCCGTAGCACCGAGGTCGATACTACGCAAACAGATCGAGCGACTGCGCTCAGGTGGGTTCGAGGCTATGGCTGGCTCGGAGCTTGAGTACTACGAGTATCGGACCTCATACATGGAGGCTGCCCGGAACGGGTATAGAGACCTGGCCGAGGTCGGCTGGTACCTTGAAGACTACAACCTGCTGCAGGGATCACGCACCGAAGACCTGAACGGCACGTTCCGCCGACACCTTGCCGCGTCCAGAGTACCCGTCGAGTCGACCAAGGGGGAGTTCGGCAGGGGACAGCACGAGTTGAACATCCGCTACGCGCCGGTCCTGGACATGGCTGACCGCCACCTCGTGCTCAAGCAGGCGGTGAAAGAGGTGTCCGACCAACTCGGATGCAGCGTCACCTTCATGGCCAAGCCGGACGCCTCGCAGGCGGGTTCCAGTTCTCACCTCCACGTGAGTCTATGGACAGACTCAGACGGAGAGCTGACCAACGCCTTCCCCGGCGACGGAGACCTATCCGGCATCGCCTGCTCAGACGTGTTTCGCTGGTTCCTCGCCGGATGGATGCGCTACGTGCCCGAACTGATGGTGTGCTACGCGCCGACCGTGAACTCTTACAAGCGATTCCAGGCCGGAAGCTGGGCCCCGACCGCAATGGCGTGGTCGCCGGACAACCGAACGGCAGGCTTCCGAGTCGTCGGCACGGGGCCGAGCCTTCGCATCGAGTGCCGCATCCCAGGCGCCGACGTTAACCCGTACCTGGCGTACTCCGCTGTGATCGCGTCGGGACTCGCAGGCATCGAGCACCAGATCGAACCTCCACCCGCTTACATCGGAGACGTCTACGCAGCCTCCGAAGAGCAGATGCTGCCCAGAAGCCTCGAAGAGGCGGTCGATCGCTTCCGTAACAGCGCTCTCGCCCGCACAGCATTCGGAGAAGACGTGGTCGCTCACTACGCCCACTTCTTCACCACCGAGGCGGGCGCTTATCGCAACACCGTAACCGACTGGGAGCGCACCCGCTACTTCGAGCGGATATTAGAACGCTGTCCCCAACATTGA
- a CDS encoding metallophosphoesterase family protein: MIIGLLTDTHLPNLIRQLEELGPEPAEFFSSVDLILHGGDLTAPYVLDWLEQFAPVLCSTGNNDPIPDSRCEDVQVFDVEGWRIGMTHSLEGQFRPMSVLSQYFPSPVDIMIAGHTHEERLEHRDGVTLINSGSITFPHHKELRLGTVGLLELTQHQLKASVFPLGETEGRPNPGREIALELHRNGDGHVSVSPQEGS; encoded by the coding sequence ATGATTATTGGACTCCTCACCGACACCCACCTACCCAACCTGATACGGCAACTCGAAGAGCTCGGCCCCGAGCCGGCGGAGTTCTTCAGCAGCGTCGACCTGATCCTGCACGGTGGCGACCTCACTGCTCCCTACGTACTCGATTGGCTTGAACAGTTCGCCCCCGTACTTTGCTCCACCGGCAACAACGATCCCATCCCGGACTCGCGCTGCGAGGACGTGCAGGTGTTTGACGTAGAGGGCTGGCGAATCGGCATGACACATAGCCTGGAAGGCCAGTTCCGACCGATGTCCGTGCTCAGCCAGTACTTCCCAAGCCCGGTCGACATAATGATCGCAGGCCACACCCACGAAGAGCGTCTCGAACACCGCGACGGTGTTACACTCATCAACAGCGGCTCGATCACGTTCCCACACCACAAGGAACTGCGACTGGGAACCGTCGGCCTGCTGGAGTTGACCCAGCATCAGCTCAAAGCCAGCGTGTTCCCACTGGGGGAAACTGAGGGAAGGCCTAACCCTGGACGCGAGATCGCCCTCGAGCTTCACCGCAACGGCGACGGACACGTCAGCGTCAGCCCGCAGGAGGGCTCCTGA
- a CDS encoding SDR family oxidoreductase, with translation MSTESTPTNRLSGKVAIVSGAGTYGGQGVGNGASAAILFARAGARVVLVDAVPEWADATREIIQEEGGEAMTASADVTNPDDCRNVVDAAIERYGGLHILHNNVGGGGGSGSVVDATDEDWSRSMSVNLMSMINMGRYAVPRMRDSGGGSIINVSSVTALRPKAMRSSAPYTVNKSAVVGLTRAMAVDHAADNIRVNCIMPGLMWTPRLESSSPDAREMRQTSTPLPVEGQGWDIGYAALYLASDEARFVTGVTLPVDGGFLLTSAPN, from the coding sequence ATGAGTACAGAGAGCACACCAACCAACCGTCTGAGCGGCAAAGTCGCCATAGTTAGTGGCGCGGGCACCTACGGAGGACAGGGCGTCGGCAACGGCGCCTCTGCCGCCATCCTGTTCGCCCGTGCAGGCGCACGCGTCGTGCTGGTGGATGCCGTACCCGAATGGGCCGACGCGACTCGCGAGATCATCCAGGAAGAAGGCGGAGAGGCCATGACCGCCTCTGCGGACGTCACCAACCCCGACGACTGTAGGAACGTCGTCGATGCTGCTATCGAGCGCTACGGCGGCCTTCACATCCTGCACAACAACGTAGGAGGCGGAGGCGGCTCCGGCAGTGTTGTGGACGCTACAGACGAAGACTGGTCCCGCAGCATGTCAGTCAACCTGATGAGCATGATCAACATGGGCCGCTACGCCGTTCCCCGCATGAGAGACAGCGGAGGCGGCTCGATCATCAACGTGTCATCCGTGACGGCCCTCAGGCCCAAGGCTATGCGGTCGTCAGCCCCGTATACGGTCAACAAGTCGGCCGTCGTCGGCCTCACCAGAGCAATGGCCGTCGACCACGCCGCCGACAACATCCGGGTCAACTGCATCATGCCCGGCCTGATGTGGACTCCCCGCCTAGAGAGCAGTTCGCCCGACGCCCGCGAGATGCGTCAGACCTCCACACCGCTCCCCGTAGAAGGGCAGGGCTGGGACATCGGCTACGCAGCCCTATACCTCGCCAGCGACGAGGCCCGCTTCGTCACCGGCGTAACCCTCCCCGTAGACGGCGGCTTCCTCCTAACCAGCGCCCCAAACTAG
- a CDS encoding Zn-ribbon domain-containing OB-fold protein yields the protein MTEQALRPQPRFPEQDTEPFWEATKRRELTYQTCDDCDEVIFYPRAHCTGCLSGNVSWNVSAGKGEVYTFSVVMQNYHPAFKDLGPYALAYVDLDEGFRIMTNIVDVDNPIEDVNCGMRVELTWIDQGEGEIALPVFKPA from the coding sequence ATGACAGAACAAGCACTGAGGCCACAGCCGAGATTCCCGGAGCAGGACACGGAGCCGTTCTGGGAGGCCACCAAGCGACGCGAGTTGACCTACCAGACGTGTGACGACTGCGACGAGGTGATCTTCTACCCACGCGCGCACTGCACCGGGTGTCTATCCGGCAACGTCTCGTGGAACGTGTCCGCCGGTAAAGGCGAGGTCTACACGTTCAGCGTGGTCATGCAGAACTACCACCCAGCGTTTAAGGACCTGGGGCCCTACGCGTTGGCGTACGTTGACCTCGACGAGGGGTTCCGCATCATGACCAATATCGTGGATGTCGACAACCCGATCGAGGACGTCAACTGCGGCATGAGGGTGGAGCTCACCTGGATAGACCAGGGCGAGGGCGAGATAGCACTGCCGGTGTTCAAGCCCGCATAG
- a CDS encoding thiolase domain-containing protein (Catalyzes the synthesis of acetoacetyl coenzyme A from two molecules of acetyl coenzyme A. It can also act as a thiolase, catalyzing the reverse reaction and generating two-carbon units from the four-carbon product of fatty acid oxidation), which translates to MPQTREAAIVGIHEYPLRVVGPNVSALQIKAASAARALEDAGLSWSDVDAVYDNGSHQNIGGLGISEYFGLKPRLIDNTAVGGTSYEFHANHAATMIAAGKCDVALITYGSTAHSDRRRIGTGGAAGGGIPNPATNMEASWGQTLIANYAMVKNRHMHQYGTTNEQFAHISIATRKHAMRNPEAVEAMTDLEFVGIRELTVEDVVDSRMIAWPLRLLECCMISDGGGAVIMASKEVAANCAKKPVWVIGGGEATKYRENGGDITVSAGAQSGPRAFADAGVTPDEIDVLMAYDSFSITVMCMIEDLGFCNKGEGGEFVAQGHLTFDDPRKLAINTDGGGLSSNHPGERGIYLLIEAARQLRGESTSQVDDAKLAVAVGNGGQLGSRHATGVTILAAD; encoded by the coding sequence ATGCCTCAAACCAGAGAGGCCGCGATCGTCGGTATTCACGAGTACCCGCTGAGGGTCGTTGGCCCCAACGTCAGCGCACTTCAGATCAAGGCCGCGTCGGCCGCCCGCGCGTTGGAAGACGCCGGGCTGAGCTGGAGCGACGTTGACGCTGTGTACGACAACGGCAGCCACCAGAACATTGGCGGGCTTGGAATCTCGGAATACTTCGGCCTCAAGCCGAGACTGATCGACAACACAGCGGTCGGCGGGACGTCGTACGAGTTCCATGCCAATCATGCCGCGACGATGATCGCTGCCGGCAAGTGCGACGTCGCTCTCATTACCTACGGCTCCACTGCCCACTCGGATAGGCGCCGGATCGGTACGGGCGGAGCTGCGGGAGGAGGCATACCCAACCCTGCGACGAACATGGAGGCGTCCTGGGGTCAGACGCTGATCGCCAACTACGCGATGGTCAAGAACCGGCACATGCACCAGTACGGTACGACCAACGAGCAGTTCGCTCACATCTCGATTGCGACGCGCAAGCACGCGATGCGAAATCCTGAGGCGGTCGAGGCTATGACCGACCTGGAGTTCGTGGGCATTCGCGAGCTGACCGTCGAGGACGTGGTGGACTCGCGGATGATCGCGTGGCCGCTGAGGCTTCTTGAGTGCTGCATGATCTCCGACGGCGGCGGCGCAGTAATAATGGCGTCCAAGGAGGTCGCCGCGAACTGCGCGAAGAAGCCTGTGTGGGTGATTGGCGGCGGAGAGGCGACCAAGTACCGCGAGAACGGCGGCGACATCACCGTCAGCGCGGGAGCGCAGTCCGGTCCGAGGGCGTTCGCGGACGCTGGTGTTACGCCAGACGAGATCGACGTGCTCATGGCGTACGACTCGTTCTCGATAACCGTCATGTGCATGATCGAGGACCTCGGCTTCTGCAATAAGGGAGAAGGTGGAGAGTTCGTCGCGCAGGGTCACCTGACATTCGACGACCCGCGCAAGCTCGCGATCAACACGGACGGCGGCGGACTGTCGTCGAACCACCCGGGAGAGCGGGGCATCTACCTGCTGATCGAGGCGGCAAGGCAGTTGAGGGGCGAATCCACCTCGCAGGTCGACGACGCGAAGCTGGCGGTTGCCGTGGGCAACGGCGGTCAGCTTGGGTCGAGGCACGCGACAGGCGTAACCATTCTCGCAGCCGACTAA